The genomic window GGCCGAGACAACAGTTCCCGAAATTTCCAGCCCGGGAATATCGGTGATGCCGGGTGGCGGTGGATACTTTCCCTGACGCTGGAGAATGTCAGCCCGGTTGACCCCGGCGCAGAAAACAGAAACCAGAACTTCTCCCGGACCGGGTTCAGGCATGGGCCTGCGGACAGGCTGCAGTTCCTCCGCCCCTCCCGGCCTGCGGATCATAATGGCGTTCATCACAGGCATCAGCTTCTTTTCAGCAGGCGGCGCACGGCCGGCATCACCTGGGCCGGCGTATATCCTCCCGATCCCTCGCCGCAGGCCTGCATGCGCCAGTCCTCTCCATCCCGATACAGGCGGGCCAGGACACAGGCGGTATAATCGCCAAAATCTGACAGACCATACCGCGCCACTTCCTTCCGCGTACGCGCATCCACCAGGCGGCAATAGGCATTGCTGATGCGGGACAGGGTCTGGCCTGTAAAGCAGCTGACCACAAAAAACAGATGCCGGACCGCAGCAGGCACCTTGTCCAGATCCACAAAGATCTGTTCGTCATCTCCCTCGCTGCCGCCCGTGCGGTTGTCACCAGTATGGACGACGGATCCATCCTTGCTGCGCAGTTGCCTGAACCATGCCACGTCCACCAGCTGTCCGCTCTCATCCA from Pseudomonadota bacterium includes these protein-coding regions:
- a CDS encoding TerD family protein; this translates as MPVSLTRGQQVALYDTPEDRPNRVIMGLGWDARRPGFLRRLLGMAEETDLDASCLMLDESGQLVDVAWFRQLRSKDGSVVHTGDNRTGGSEGDDEQIFVDLDKVPAAVRHLFFVVSCFTGQTLSRISNAYCRLVDARTRKEVARYGLSDFGDYTACVLARLYRDGEDWRMQACGEGSGGYTPAQVMPAVRRLLKRS